One genomic region from Aliarcobacter cryaerophilus ATCC 43158 encodes:
- a CDS encoding DNA recombination protein RmuC → MIFEFESTNFFLIVAIVFILFATVLFFIVEKYKSKIKSLELEKEFLETSIAQNRENQVLLKAEIENITSKIFEDNSKKSNQNINQILEPFKAQLNIFGNRVNEVFTEETKQRSSLLTEIKNLKELNNQISNDALNLTKALKGQNKIQGDWGEMILESILNQSGLRKDIEYKVQNSFRTNEGNLVRPDIIVHLPTNKDIIIDSKLSLNSYIDYFNSEDEIEKKESISRLLSSIKNHIKDLSSKKYENIDSLRSLDFVLMFIPIEGAFSIALSQNSNIFEMALKSNIVIVSPTTLYSSLKVIENLWQDNRQSENAKEISKQAADLYDKFVGFLNDFEDIGKSIDKSKESYDKAINKLSSGRGNLISRSQKFLELGVKPTKEISIKYIKDEE, encoded by the coding sequence ATGATTTTTGAATTTGAAAGTACAAATTTTTTTCTAATAGTTGCAATAGTTTTTATACTATTTGCAACTGTTTTATTTTTTATAGTTGAGAAGTATAAATCAAAGATAAAGAGTTTAGAGCTAGAAAAAGAGTTTTTAGAGACTTCTATTGCTCAAAATAGAGAAAATCAAGTTTTACTAAAAGCTGAGATAGAAAATATTACTTCTAAGATTTTTGAAGATAATTCAAAAAAATCGAACCAAAATATAAATCAAATTTTAGAACCATTTAAAGCTCAATTAAATATATTTGGAAATAGGGTAAATGAAGTTTTTACAGAAGAGACAAAACAAAGAAGCTCACTTTTAACAGAGATAAAAAATTTAAAAGAGTTAAATAATCAAATTTCAAATGATGCTTTAAATCTTACGAAAGCACTAAAAGGTCAAAATAAGATTCAAGGTGATTGGGGAGAGATGATTTTAGAATCTATTTTAAATCAATCAGGACTTAGAAAAGATATTGAATATAAAGTTCAAAACTCATTTAGAACCAATGAAGGAAATCTTGTAAGACCTGATATTATTGTTCATTTGCCAACAAATAAAGATATTATAATTGACTCAAAGCTATCTTTAAACTCATATATTGATTATTTTAATAGTGAAGATGAAATAGAGAAAAAAGAGTCGATTTCTAGGCTTTTAAGCTCTATAAAAAATCATATTAAAGATTTAAGCTCAAAAAAATATGAAAATATTGACTCATTAAGAAGTTTAGATTTTGTTTTAATGTTTATTCCTATAGAAGGAGCTTTTTCTATAGCACTATCACAAAATAGTAATATTTTTGAAATGGCTCTAAAATCAAATATTGTTATAGTTTCTCCAACAACTTTATATTCAAGCCTAAAAGTTATTGAAAATCTTTGGCAAGATAATAGACAAAGTGAAAATGCAAAAGAGATTTCAAAACAAGCAGCAGATTTATATGATAAGTTTGTAGGGTTCTTAAACGATTTTGAAGATATTGGAAAAAGTATAGATAAAAGTAAAGAGTCTTACGATAAAGCAATAAATAAACTAAGTAGCGGAAGAGGAAATTTAATCTCAAGAAGTCAAAAGTTTCTAGAGCTTGGAGTAAAACCAACAAAAGAGATCTCTATTAAATATATTAAAGATGAAGAGTAA
- a CDS encoding M48 family metallopeptidase, whose amino-acid sequence MLQFFVIAYCFYLFFTIYTSFMQIGFVKDATKKKAIILSTKKYHEAANYSIDKEKLAISSSFFDFIIFIIWLSFGLKFLDNQIDIDNPILKAVLFINLFIIINWFLSLPFSLYQTFKLDKKYGFSNMTPALYIKDTIKSAFLTIVFGSLVIAGISYIILNFPSWWIFGFIFIFAVIILINMLYPLIRDKMFDKFEKLKDVELEEKINSLLKEVGFKSSGVYSVDASKRDSRLNAYFGGLGSTKRVVLFDTLIEKLTHNELLAVLGHELGHFKNGDILKNIGIMGLVMFVFFAIFGNLNDELFLSLGLKNEPYAIIVVFLMFSTVLSFFLMPLISLISRHNEYAADDFGANLSCKEDLVKALLKLANENKSFPYSHKLYIFFYFSHPPLIDRFKELGYDVEKEKFI is encoded by the coding sequence TTGTTACAATTTTTTGTTATAGCATATTGTTTTTATCTTTTTTTTACAATTTATACATCTTTTATGCAAATTGGATTTGTAAAAGATGCAACTAAAAAAAAGGCTATTATTTTAAGTACAAAAAAATATCATGAAGCAGCTAATTATAGTATTGATAAAGAAAAATTAGCAATTTCTAGTTCATTTTTTGATTTTATTATTTTTATAATTTGGTTAAGTTTTGGTCTTAAATTTTTGGATAATCAAATAGATATTGATAATCCAATTTTAAAAGCAGTTTTATTTATAAATTTATTTATTATTATAAATTGGTTTTTATCTTTACCATTTTCTTTGTATCAAACTTTTAAACTAGATAAGAAGTATGGTTTTTCAAATATGACACCAGCTTTATATATTAAAGATACTATAAAATCAGCATTTCTTACAATTGTTTTTGGTTCTCTTGTAATTGCAGGAATTTCATATATTATTTTAAATTTTCCATCTTGGTGGATATTTGGTTTTATTTTTATTTTTGCAGTTATTATTTTGATAAATATGCTTTATCCACTCATTAGAGATAAAATGTTTGATAAGTTTGAAAAACTAAAAGATGTTGAACTTGAAGAGAAAATAAACTCTCTTTTAAAAGAGGTTGGTTTTAAAAGTAGTGGAGTTTACAGCGTAGATGCAAGTAAAAGAGATAGTAGATTAAACGCTTATTTTGGAGGTCTTGGAAGCACGAAAAGAGTTGTTTTATTTGATACATTGATTGAAAAATTAACTCATAATGAACTTTTAGCAGTTTTAGGACACGAGCTAGGACATTTTAAAAATGGTGATATTCTTAAAAATATAGGAATTATGGGATTAGTTATGTTTGTTTTTTTTGCTATTTTTGGAAATTTAAATGATGAGCTTTTTTTAAGTTTAGGATTAAAAAATGAACCTTATGCCATTATTGTAGTTTTTTTAATGTTTTCAACAGTTTTAAGCTTTTTTCTAATGCCTTTGATTTCTTTGATTTCAAGACACAATGAATATGCTGCAGATGATTTTGGAGCAAACTTATCTTGTAAAGAAGATTTAGTAAAAGCATTACTAAAACTAGCAAATGAAAATAAGTCTTTTCCATATTCTCACAAGCTTTACATATTTTTTTACTTCTCTCACCCACCTTTAATAGATAGATTTAAAGAGTTGGGATATGATGTTGAAAAAGAGAAGTTTATATGA
- a CDS encoding phospholipase D-like domain-containing protein, protein MKKILFMLLLIINAYSNELFTLPDESNFLKEKIRYEILSSKESIFIAMYNFSYKNIAKDLIKASKNGVNVTVVLDKSKVEANDKIYNLLKEANIKVIIPNDSRKMHLKTMIFDDKLALIGSLNFTKKSFENNYDLVYFTKDRKIIQKLKDIRAKFE, encoded by the coding sequence ATGAAAAAAATATTATTTATGCTACTGCTTATTATAAATGCTTACTCAAATGAGCTTTTTACACTTCCTGATGAATCTAATTTTCTAAAAGAGAAAATTAGATATGAAATTTTAAGCTCAAAGGAGTCTATTTTTATTGCGATGTATAATTTTTCATATAAAAATATTGCAAAAGATTTAATAAAGGCTTCAAAAAATGGAGTAAATGTAACTGTTGTTTTAGATAAAAGTAAAGTTGAAGCAAATGATAAAATCTACAATTTGTTAAAAGAAGCAAATATAAAAGTAATTATTCCAAATGATTCAAGAAAAATGCATCTTAAAACTATGATTTTTGATGACAAATTAGCTTTGATTGGTAGTTTAAATTTCACAAAAAAATCTTTTGAAAATAATTATGATTTAGTATATTTTACTAAAGATAGAAAGATTATTCAAAAATTAAAAGATATTAGAGCAAAATTTGAATAA
- a CDS encoding YbgC/FadM family acyl-CoA thioesterase: MKIRVYYEDTDCGNMVYHSNYLNYCERARSELFFQKELLPHSEVEFFVVKSCEANWIKSAKFADILEIKTELIEKKSASIIMKQEIFRENELIFEAKFKLAFLKLGKPSKIPQTIFEILEN, from the coding sequence ATGAAAATACGAGTTTATTATGAAGATACAGATTGTGGAAATATGGTTTATCATTCAAATTATTTAAACTATTGTGAAAGAGCTAGAAGTGAGCTATTTTTTCAAAAAGAATTGCTTCCTCACTCAGAAGTTGAGTTTTTTGTAGTTAAATCGTGTGAAGCCAACTGGATAAAATCTGCAAAATTTGCAGATATTTTAGAAATAAAAACAGAACTAATTGAGAAAAAATCAGCTTCAATTATTATGAAACAAGAGATTTTTAGAGAAAATGAGCTTATTTTTGAAGCAAAATTTAAGTTAGCATTTTTGAAGCTTGGAAAACCATCGAAAATACCACAAACTATATTTGAAATATTGGAGAATTAA
- a CDS encoding sensor domain-containing diguanylate cyclase produces the protein MPENFKKSIIKTFAIEWFLYIFFIIIITIFIIFTILFEKQKVIKTEENRLSTQVKIINDNILMQIYSINEAFKNIKTAINKEHDLISNLKLFVNVIPSVRTFLIMDKNGNIIASSRDDLIPFNYSSRDYFKTVRENPIENRLFISSPYISVLGTLTVNISTPFFDKNNDFAGIILAAFDPTALSNLLSSVIYSDDMKASIIHGDGTLFLTFPSNSLLVGKKLLDSQSLLSKHISSGNILNTFKGLTYAGEDNRILSIYSIIPNELDINTPLYVSVSRNLNILYSDIKNEIIVMAILYFLLLIFSIPGIFFLQKRRYILLQFDIKNREESRKKLENLAYIDSLTKIANRRYFDGFLEKEWSYCKRNQKELSIILLDIDFFKQYNDTYGHQAGDLCLQKIARCLEDKLNRSHDLVARYGGEEFICILPNTNKFDAINIATKLKIAVQNLEIPHENSRISSIVTISLGVSTVIPKDKLEKTKLIKKAYNALYLAKENGRNRVEFEEF, from the coding sequence ATGCCAGAAAATTTTAAAAAAAGTATTATCAAAACATTTGCTATAGAGTGGTTTTTATATATTTTTTTTATAATTATTATCACAATTTTTATAATATTTACTATTCTTTTTGAAAAACAGAAAGTAATAAAAACAGAAGAAAATAGATTATCAACTCAAGTAAAAATAATAAATGATAATATTTTAATGCAAATATATTCTATAAATGAAGCTTTTAAAAATATAAAAACTGCTATAAATAAAGAACATGATTTAATTTCAAATTTAAAATTATTTGTAAATGTTATACCATCAGTTAGAACTTTTTTAATAATGGATAAAAATGGAAATATAATAGCTTCAAGTAGAGATGATTTAATCCCTTTTAACTACTCTTCAAGAGATTATTTTAAAACAGTAAGAGAAAATCCTATAGAAAATAGACTATTTATTAGTTCACCATATATTAGTGTTTTAGGAACTCTAACTGTAAACATATCAACACCATTTTTTGATAAAAACAATGATTTTGCTGGGATTATTTTGGCTGCATTTGATCCAACTGCTTTGTCAAATTTATTAAGTTCTGTAATCTATTCAGATGATATGAAAGCATCTATTATTCATGGCGATGGAACTCTTTTTTTAACATTTCCAAGTAATTCTTTATTAGTTGGTAAAAAATTATTAGATAGTCAAAGTTTACTTTCAAAACATATATCAAGTGGAAATATTTTAAACACCTTTAAAGGATTAACTTACGCTGGAGAAGATAATAGAATTTTATCAATATACTCAATAATACCCAATGAACTTGATATAAATACACCTTTGTATGTAAGCGTTAGTAGAAACTTAAATATTTTGTATTCTGATATTAAAAATGAAATTATAGTTATGGCTATTTTATATTTTTTACTTTTGATATTTTCAATTCCAGGGATATTCTTTCTACAAAAAAGAAGATATATTTTACTTCAATTTGATATAAAAAATAGAGAAGAGAGTAGAAAAAAACTAGAAAATTTGGCATACATAGATAGTTTAACAAAAATTGCAAATAGAAGATATTTTGATGGATTTTTAGAAAAAGAGTGGAGCTATTGTAAAAGAAATCAAAAGGAGTTATCTATTATTTTATTAGATATTGATTTTTTTAAACAATACAATGATACATATGGACATCAAGCTGGAGATTTATGTTTACAAAAAATTGCTAGATGTCTAGAGGATAAACTAAATAGATCTCACGATTTAGTAGCAAGATATGGAGGAGAAGAGTTTATTTGTATTTTACCTAATACAAATAAATTCGATGCTATAAATATTGCAACAAAACTAAAAATAGCAGTACAAAATCTTGAAATACCACATGAGAATTCAAGAATCTCAAGTATAGTAACAATTAGTTTAGGAGTCTCAACGGTTATTCCAAAAGATAAACTTGAGAAAACAAAATTAATAAAAAAAGCTTATAATGCTCTATATTTAGCAAAAGAAAATGGTAGAAATAGAGTTGAATTTGAGGAGTTTTAA